Proteins found in one Pontibacter sp. SGAir0037 genomic segment:
- a CDS encoding OmpA family protein, with protein MTMNKHDLKKVFLLVGGGILACSNYAFQTGPTVKADPVTPVAYAASPVKEVAPPAMADLSEVKVQNVLFDFDKSTIRPESYEELDRVAELLIANNAALKLGGHADNIGEYVYNWKLSKSRADAVKAYLVKKGADETRIAATEFGDTVPIASNKTAEGRQKNRRVEIEFN; from the coding sequence ATGACAATGAACAAGCATGATTTGAAAAAAGTATTTTTACTTGTGGGTGGCGGCATACTGGCATGCAGCAACTATGCCTTTCAAACAGGACCGACAGTTAAAGCTGATCCTGTAACACCTGTAGCTTATGCTGCTTCTCCTGTAAAAGAAGTCGCTCCACCAGCCATGGCAGACTTATCTGAAGTTAAAGTACAAAACGTACTTTTTGATTTTGATAAATCCACCATACGCCCCGAATCTTATGAAGAGCTGGATCGGGTGGCCGAATTACTTATAGCTAATAATGCTGCCTTAAAGCTTGGTGGCCACGCCGATAATATTGGGGAGTATGTGTATAACTGGAAGTTATCTAAGTCGAGGGCTGACGCTGTAAAAGCTTATCTGGTAAAAAAGGGAGCTGATGAAACACGTATTGCAGCAACGGAGTTTGGCGATACGGTTCCCATTGCCTCTAATAAAACAGCAGAGGGGCGGCAAAAAAACAGGCGCGTTGAAATTGAATTTAACTAG
- a CDS encoding NmrA/HSCARG family protein, with protein MKKQRIVVCGATGNQGSAVVKSLLQNTDFKVTALTRKPQSQAARQLHSLGAEIEEADLLNEQSLLHAFTGADGVFGITQPWSSDYKKCDTAKEIRQGKNIASASKMAGVQHLVFSSVLNLTNTATGVSHADSKLEMEQYIKTQSLPYTIVRCSQFMENIGSDFFPVKKGVVKGFVDADAKVPYVSCQDIGKFIALAFAQPEKYLSRTINLVGDFISGTELAQLLGQLRTGEQFTYKSAPKLLLRLFAPEFYTMRVLFEKNGRAPYPQEVTQALHAAKENLPDTISIQAHLQAAGFATKVLS; from the coding sequence ATGAAAAAGCAAAGAATCGTTGTTTGCGGTGCTACTGGTAACCAGGGAAGTGCCGTGGTTAAAAGCTTGTTACAAAACACAGATTTTAAGGTAACAGCTTTAACACGTAAACCTCAATCGCAGGCAGCCCGACAGTTACACTCTCTGGGAGCTGAAATAGAGGAAGCAGATTTGCTGAACGAACAGTCACTCCTGCACGCCTTTACCGGAGCCGATGGGGTTTTCGGGATTACACAACCCTGGTCTTCCGATTATAAAAAATGCGATACGGCCAAAGAAATCAGGCAAGGCAAAAATATTGCCTCGGCAAGCAAAATGGCCGGTGTTCAGCACCTGGTGTTCAGTTCTGTGCTGAATCTTACCAATACTGCCACAGGCGTTTCCCATGCCGATAGCAAACTGGAAATGGAGCAATATATCAAGACGCAGTCTCTGCCGTATACCATTGTCCGCTGTTCCCAGTTTATGGAAAATATCGGCTCGGACTTTTTTCCGGTAAAAAAAGGAGTGGTTAAAGGCTTTGTAGATGCCGATGCCAAAGTGCCTTATGTATCGTGCCAGGATATAGGAAAATTTATCGCGCTGGCTTTTGCACAACCAGAAAAATATCTGAGCAGAACCATTAACCTGGTAGGCGACTTTATTTCGGGTACTGAACTGGCGCAGCTCTTAGGGCAACTACGAACCGGGGAGCAGTTTACATATAAGTCGGCGCCTAAACTATTGCTGCGGCTTTTTGCCCCTGAATTTTATACGATGCGCGTCTTGTTCGAAAAGAACGGCCGGGCACCATACCCGCAGGAAGTAACGCAGGCCTTACATGCAGCCAAAGAAAATTTACCGGACACTATATCAATACAGGCACATTTACAGGCTGCTGGCTTTGCGACTAAGGTATTGTCGTGA
- a CDS encoding alpha/beta fold hydrolase, with amino-acid sequence MPFIETEDIQRGENVYLNYQDYGDGQPVILIHGWPLSHKMWENQVQAIVDAGFRCIAYDRRGFGDSDRPWLNYDYTSLAQDLRTLIEQLNLRDCVLVGFSMGGGEVVRYLSMFGNDRVAKAVLVSSIIPIVKKTNDNPNGVPEEKLNEIMEALKTKRVTFLAEFGKQFYNYSDNKDTVSEEQLKYDWGIASGASPRATIETAKAWANTDFRSELRNVNVPTLIVHGDADQIVPIETSSEQSSKAIRNNRYVKIEGAPHGLFLTHKEKLNSALLDFLRQ; translated from the coding sequence ATGCCTTTTATTGAAACCGAAGACATCCAGCGAGGAGAAAATGTATACCTGAATTACCAGGACTATGGCGACGGACAGCCTGTAATCCTGATACACGGCTGGCCACTTAGCCACAAGATGTGGGAGAACCAGGTGCAGGCAATCGTTGATGCCGGCTTCCGCTGCATTGCCTACGACCGCCGTGGCTTTGGCGACTCCGACCGCCCCTGGCTTAACTATGATTATACTTCGCTGGCACAAGACCTGCGCACCCTGATCGAGCAACTTAACCTGCGGGATTGTGTGCTGGTGGGTTTCTCAATGGGAGGCGGCGAAGTGGTGCGTTACCTTTCTATGTTCGGCAACGACCGGGTGGCCAAGGCAGTACTTGTCAGCTCGATCATTCCTATTGTGAAAAAGACAAACGACAACCCGAACGGTGTGCCGGAAGAAAAGCTGAACGAGATTATGGAAGCGCTCAAGACCAAACGGGTAACTTTTCTGGCGGAATTCGGCAAGCAGTTCTACAACTACAGCGACAACAAAGATACTGTTAGTGAAGAGCAACTGAAGTATGACTGGGGTATTGCCTCCGGTGCCTCGCCACGCGCTACGATTGAAACAGCAAAAGCCTGGGCTAATACCGACTTCCGTTCAGAATTGCGCAATGTAAACGTGCCTACCCTGATCGTGCATGGAGACGCGGACCAGATTGTACCTATCGAAACCAGCAGCGAACAATCGTCCAAAGCAATCCGGAACAACAGGTATGTTAAAATAGAGGGTGCACCGCATGGCTTGTTCCTGACACACAAGGAAAAGCTGAACAGTGCGCTCCTGGATTTCCTGCGTCAGTAA
- a CDS encoding DUF4403 family protein has translation MESPIKLNIPLSVSYAALETVLQQQLVGEYIPKPEDGTAATPYAQVLGVGIAGSSAGAYNLLLRVQLKILRTVLKRDKVDLYASVALAYDNASQQVYVRQFTMESHTSSGFYNTALQVLVNKVAYNQIIQKARVNLKEIIGPELDKVNQQLAQGLELKGLRLKGAVEAVGIQDISPQANGLSLRVEAQANLEVAVYYLASLLPPKEATN, from the coding sequence ATGGAAAGTCCGATAAAACTGAATATCCCCCTTTCTGTTTCTTATGCCGCCCTGGAAACCGTGCTACAACAACAGTTGGTGGGAGAGTATATTCCCAAACCTGAAGACGGTACAGCCGCTACTCCTTATGCCCAGGTGTTAGGTGTAGGCATAGCGGGAAGCAGTGCCGGTGCCTATAACCTTCTGCTACGGGTGCAACTGAAAATATTGCGCACGGTGCTAAAGCGGGATAAAGTAGATTTATATGCCTCGGTTGCCTTAGCCTATGATAATGCTTCGCAGCAGGTTTATGTGCGGCAGTTTACCATGGAGTCGCATACATCCAGTGGGTTTTACAATACGGCGCTGCAGGTGCTGGTTAACAAAGTAGCCTATAATCAGATCATCCAGAAGGCGAGAGTGAATTTGAAGGAGATTATCGGGCCGGAACTGGATAAAGTGAATCAGCAACTGGCGCAGGGCCTCGAACTGAAAGGGCTGCGGCTGAAAGGTGCTGTAGAAGCGGTGGGAATACAGGACATAAGCCCGCAGGCCAATGGTCTTTCGCTACGAGTGGAAGCTCAGGCAAACCTGGAAGTAGCCGTATATTACCTGGCTAGCCTTTTACCGCCGAAAGAAGCAACGAATTAG